The genomic segment CACAAGTACTTGACAAGCTAGTCTAACCAACGCATGAGAGTTATGTAAGGCTACATCAGCCTACATAAGCCTATGTTTCAGCGAATAGTCAAAAGCCTAGTTGGGAAAGTGGATGTAGTCGGGAAGTACAAGCGAGGGCAGTGCCCGACCCAGTGCCAACAGGCAAAAACTCTACCCTCGCTATCACGGAGTAGTAACAATGGTAAAGATTACATCCACGTTCAAGCTAGTGTTCGGGACAGTAGTGGGATTCACCCTTGTCTCAGGAATAACAGCGGTAGGTATTGCCTCACAACCCCAGCTAACACCGCAACAAGAGCGGGTGTTTGAAACCTGCCAAACCACTTGGCAAACAGGTATTGGGGCGGTGGTCGGGCTGATGGGAGGGAAAGCCGCTGACCTGCTTCACAAAGACGAAGAGGATACAGAGGACAAGGACAAGCAATAACGATGCAAAACAAAGTTTAGCGCATCTGCAAAGCGCGATCGCTTTCAAAACAAAAAACCCTCGCCGTGAAGCAAAGGGCAATTATCAGGGTGCATCTACCTCTCCACTATTCACCCCTGTTATACAAGAGTCAGGAAGAATAAAAATTTATGAGTTCAGATTCTCCCTGCTAAAATGTAGTAACAAATTTGTTACTACACTCATGCATGTAGTTTGGCGCTTGCGAGAAGGAAAAGATGCGCTCCTCGCTCTCTTTTAGCGCTTGCCCTATCCCCTGACGATTCCGCTCGACGAATTATTTCCCTTCTTCAGCTCCCGTCGCCGTCTTCAGGACTTCAAAACCGCATCAATCGCCCGGTCAATTAAGTCCACCGCCTCAACTGTGTAGTGGTAAGTTTTAAATCGCATTCCTTCCATCACTTCCAGTTGTTTCGACGGGCGATGTCCAAACTGATCCTCATAGAGCCGCAGCGCCAAGCTACCGATAGAAGTCATCTGCCCTTTCGTTGCATAGAGTTGTCGCTCGCGTAATCGGCTGGCAATGGTAACAAAAGACCCTTGTTTCCCTTGGTTCACCCCACTGCCTGCGCCCAGACTCCTCATTGCACCCGTCAAATCTTCTTCGGGTGCAAGCAGGAACTGGCTCAACTGCGTATAACGGCGAGCCGGTTTATCTGTTGCCACCGCCATAGAAAGAGCTTCGGGTTGTCCCACCGCAATAAACGTCCTAGATGCCCGTGTCATCGTGGTGTAAAGTAACTGACGAGTCAGCATCCTGCGGTTGGATAGCACTAAGGGCATAATCACATATTGAAATTCACTACCTTGGGACTTATGGCAAGTCAGACAGTAGGCGTGCATGATTTGCTCGAAGTTACCAGGAAAGTAGTCAACAATCGCACCCCCTTCAAATTCCACCATCACCCGTTTTGATGAAGCATCCACCAAGACGACCCAACCACTCTCTCCATTCATCACAGCCGGTGTCGTATCATATCTATTCACGAGCTGAATCACGCGATCGCCAACTCGGTACACCACCTCTCCGGTTACCACTTCTGGCTGTCCATCTTTTTTTGGATTAAAGATGGGCTGCAAGCGAGCATTAAGGGCTTTGACTCCAGCCGGCCCCTTTTTTTGCGGCGCTAAGACCATGAGCTGTTGGTTCAAATCGACCGAATCCGCTTTCATCTGGAGCGCCAAATCAACAATGGCATCCGCGACAGATGAAGGATTAGAACGGCACAGCATGGCACAGTCGGCCACATCCATCCAAGCTTTATGCTCCTTAAACTGATGCAGCATTGGCACTTTCCCAGAAAGCACCTCTTCGGCGGCATAGACAATCGGGCTATCGTGCTGCTGCCGATAGATAGTCTGCAATTGAGTCGTGGGTATAAATTCCGATAGTATCAAGTCCCGCAGTACCATCCCGGCTCCCACACTGGGAAGCTGGTTAAAATCGCCGACGAGTAATAGTCTGGTGGTTGGTTTTAACGCTTTCAGCAGGGAGTGAAAGAGGAACAAGTCAACCATGCTAAATTCATCCACAATCAACCAGTCAATCGGCAAAGGATTGTTCTGGTTGTAGAGGAAGGACTGACCGTGTCCCTGCCACTGCAACAGGCGATGAATCGTTTGCGCTTCGTATCCAGTAGCCTCTTTCATGCGGGCGGCGGCTTTACCCGTTGGCGCGGCGAGGGCTAAATTTACTCCGTTGTCACAAAGCCACTGCACCAAGTATTTAAGGATATGGGTTTTACCTCGTCCGGGGCCACCTGTGAGAATACTCAAGGGGTGCGCCCAAGCCCTATAAAGAGCCTCTCGCTGTTCTGTTGAAAGGCGATTGAATTCCTGGTAAGCAACTTGATCCAACTTGTGCAACCAGTATTCGAGTTCAAAGGTAGACTGCTGTTGTTGAGCTTTGAACGCTTTAACGAATAAAGCGACGTTCAGTTCAGCGCGGTAGACTCTCTTGAGGTAGATGCTGCCATCCTCGTTCCCTTCAACCAGGGTTTGGTTCATCAGGCAGGATTGAATGACCGCTTGCACCTCCTTAGGGTCGGGGGTATGGTTGCAACCAGAGAGCAGTGAGAGCGCTCGCATCAGTAATTGAGGAAAAGGGACAAAACAATGTCCTTCACTCAAAGCATCTTTAAAAACTTGGAGAATCCCATGATTGTAGCGCTGTTCGCTATGAGGAGAAATGCCGATCGCTAGCGCTAAGGCATCGGCAGTTTTGAACCCAATTCCCTCAACTTCATCAATGATGCGATAAGGGTTGCTCTTAAGTATCGTTTCAGTTTGGTGTCCGTAGTGCTCGCAGAGTTTTAGGGTTAGCCCCAAGGGAGTAGAGAGTCCTAACAACCAAGCGATCGCACCTCGCACTGGGTTAGTTGAACTGTCCCTAATCGCCTCTGTGATGGCAGCGATACGGTACTTCTGGAGTCGAGGGACTTGAAACAGTTCTTCTGGGGAGTGTTCCAAGACGTTAAGAGTGTCTGCACCAAAGTGAGCAACCAGTAGCGCGGCAGTCTTTTTTCCAATCCCGCGAAACAGCCCACTAGCTAGGTATTGTTCGATTTCTGGGGCAGTGAGTGAAACAAGCGAGGTAGGGCGATTAACTTGGTTGAACTCCAGCATCTTTTAGGCTTGGTGGTGCTATCCCTGATAAATAAACAGCTTTCTTTCATCTTGACTTACACAACGCCTATTCACCATGACAACATTTCTGAAGCGATACCAAAACAGGGAATACGAGCAGGTATGGGCTGAATTGTTAGCAATAGGCTCATCGATTAGGAACGAAGAGTGTTCCTAGATTCTTGGCTCACGCAAGGGATACCGTACACCAGCAAGCTGATAATATGTTTGTTTTCCTTGAGCAACTTGCATCAGACACTCAAGGCTCTCCTTGGTACGTTCATGCAGATTATTAAGGTTGTCTTCCCGTGGGTACCCGCGATAATAAAAATTACCAACATGCCAAATCACTCCGAACAGATCGCTCTGGCTTAATTGCTCAGCCCAGCGAGTATTCTCCTCAAAACCAGGAGTAGAATACGTGAACGGGCTTGCCGATATGTTCCTATCCAACTCATTCGGGAGGTCTGCCAGCCAGCCGTAATTCTCTAAAAAGGAAAGAGCTGCAACCTGTTGTGCATTTAGGCGCTCTTGAGCATCCAAGCCAGGGCGACCGTAGGAACCTATGGCACACAGCATTGGCGGTATTTGTTCTGCTGTGATCGACACAGCCCATCCGCTGTACTTACCTCTAGTTAAGTCCTTGCGGAAATTCTCGTCGAGAAGTTGGCTCAAGTGTTGAGTGAGGGTTTGATGTATCGCTTTACCTGGGGCATATTTGAGCAGCTTAATTCTTGCACTCTCAGAAGCTTTTTGATAAAGCTTGTCATAAGCAGCCCGTTGTACAGGACCCGTTTCAGTCTTCACAATCTGCACAACAAGCTCTAAGCCTTCTCGACCGTAAGACAGTGCCTCTGTAATGGCAGCGATTCTTACCTCATCAGTGCTGCTGGCTAGACGTTGCTTAACTCCAATAAGTCCTCCTAAGACCGCACTTGTTAAAGGCGGGGACTGACCCCCTTTGACTGCGTCGGATAGTCCAGGCTGTCGGAGTTCGGACATTTACACTCTTCTCTCTTAAGTAGACACTTTCAGCAGGTACGGCAGTGGCAGATTGAGCGCCCATTTGCCCTAGAGCAAAAGCAGCGAATCACCAGCACGGATTTTCAGCCTTTTTGATTTTGGAATTATAGCAAGCGCTCCAGCCATTGTTCTGATTGCTCTTTGCATTCGCAACAAGTTGGGGTGATTCTCAATAATGGGAGAAAAAACGGCGATTTTCTGGATTTTCCACGCATTTGAGGGGCTTCTAGCTTTTACACTATGTAATAGTAGGTTGCTACTTTTAACTGGCGATGCGAAGGTTTGTGGAGCAATGGTTAGCCAACTATCATGGGACAACGTACCAGAGTTATCACAACACGATTGAGAAGTTTTTGGCGGCTGTTCCTTTGTCGATTGAGCAGATTCAGACTTCTCATGTGAGGAACTGGTTGAATAGGTTGGATGTTGCTGATACCACAAGGGTCAAGCACCTCAATCACCTCAAAGCCTTTTTTAACTACATAGTGGAACTCGACAATCCGCCGATTAAGCGATCGCCGATTCCGAAACAATTCAAATTACCGATTCCACAACAAACCCTCGTGGAGCGAATTCTCTCGAAGGATGAGGTAGCTGCACTGCTCGACAACGAACTGGACCAGCGCAACTTCCTGATTCTCACGACTCTCTACAAAACTGGAGTGAGAGTTTCTGAGTTGTGTAATTTGAGATGGAAGCATTTTATACCAAGAACGGACTTGGGGACGTACCAATTGACGGTTTATGGTAAGGGCGGGAAAACTCGACAAATAACGCTGCCTCCGGTTTTGGCGCAGTTGCTTCAGGAATTTAGAGGGAAGGCTCCGGCTTCTGCTCCTGTCTTTGCCAGTGCCAGCGGTCGTGCGTTAGCCCCGGCGCACATTCACCGCATCGTTAAGCGTGCTGCCATGCGTGCTGAGTTACCGCAGGCTGAGAAGGTTTCCCCTCATTGGTTGAGACACGCCCACGCTACTCATGCATTGGAAAACCATGCTCCGATCGCTCTGGTGCAAGCCACATTAGGTCACGTCAGCTTGGAGACAACTAGCAAATATCTGCATATTAGACCTAGCCAAAGCTCTGGAGATTTTCTGTAATTGCGCCAGCCAACGGCTCTGGAGGAGTGATGACACACGGGGGGTAATACTTGCGATCGCTTACCCTGGTTGAACTCCCTGGAGCGCCGGGAATGTGGGTTACTCCGTTGGAGTAAAAACATAGGGTTGTCCAGCGTACTGCATAAGGTACTGGCATTGAGACATAGGTTGGGTTGAACACAGTACGCTCTACCTAGAAGCCGCCATGAAGATTTAGGCGAATTTTTATCAAAATCCAACAAGCTATAAAGAGTAAGCTCTCTTCAACTGGAATCACCTTCAAGAGTTAGGTTGCACCCGATCAAATATGCCTTTTACGTTCGCACATCCCATAGCAGCGGCTCCGATTTGGCTGTGCTCGAAAAGAAGACTAGATTTGCCAAGTCTCTTAGTCGGGTCGATAATTCCCGACATTGAATACTTCTTGACTTTGCAACCCACTAGAACAATTGGGCATACTCTTCTAGGAGTATTAATTCAAGGGCTTCCTTGTTCGATTGTGCTCTTGTTAATTACTCGTTATGTTTTGATGCGCCCATTCTTGGCTCTTCTTCCCCGGCAATTAGCCCAACGATTTCCAACCCTAAGGAGCTATTTCCCTTTACAAGTAAAGCATCTTTTTAATGTTGTAGTGTCAGTTGTGATGGGAGCGGCGAGCCATATTGTTTGGGATGCTTTTACTCATGAGGGGGGCTGGTTTGTCGCTCATTCAAAGCTGCTTCAAGCCCAGCTTGGTTCTGTGCCAATTTATAAACTACTTCAATATGGAAGTGGAGTTATTGGACTTGGCGCTCTATTTTTATGGCTATCAAGAAGGCTTAATCAAGAATTGCCTTGTAACCGTATTGAAACATTAACCCCTCGCTGGAGAGGTTTAACAATCATCTGCATTGCCCTATGTGCTTTGGTCTTTACTTGGGTCGCTGTAGACATACATCATATTGCAGGTGAAACCTTCAAAGAGGCGTTTGTGAGAGCAGTAATTGGTTGTATTTCTGGATTATTTCTAGGATTATTGCTGTACTCAGCAGTATTTTGGATGCTAAAGAGTTTCAAACCCTTAAAGTTCTATATGTTCTAATTGCTTGAAAAACTGGGTTGGGAAGAGCTAATCTGGATGCAATAGGACTGCTGCGCTGGATCGCCTGCTGACATACTGGATTGGTATATAACTGCATAAGTTCTCCATCTTCCTAGATAGAAGAAGTTGCAAGCAGATGAGCAATGTTACCCGCTGCCGCTTCTCTTGGTCGCTTGGCAGCGCGTAGTAATTGTTCGATCTATCTCACACTACACAGCGTTATGAATATTCTCATTGTCAACCCGCCACACACGGCAATAGGCAGCCGCATTCCGCGCGAGCAACTACCACCCCTGGGACTTCTGTGTGTAGGCGGGCCACTGTTGGATGCTGGACATGATGTTACACTGCTGGACGCCGAACTCGGTCCGCTTTCGCACACTGAGATCGTCCGGCGAGTCGTCATGCACTGCCCACAGGTGCTTCTCATCGGTCACTCCGGCTCGACATCGGCGCACCCAACCGTTGTCGAACTGACTCGCCGCTTCCGTGCTGAGTTACCGAACCTCACGATCATCTATGGCGGCGTCTTCCCGACCTATCATTTCCGCGACATACTCGCCCATGAACCGCAGCTCGACGTGATCGTTCGCGGCGAAGGCGAGGCTACCGTATCCAAACTCATAGCCGCCATTGAGTGCGGTGATGACCTTGCCAGTGTAGAGGGCATCGCTTTCCGCCGTGATGGTCAGATCGTGGAAACGCCGCCAGCTCGTATGATCGAAGACCTCAATGCCTACCGCGTTGGTTGGGAGCTGATTGATCCGAAACGGTATAGCTACTACGGCGGTAAGCGGGCTGTCGTTATGCAGTTCTCACGCGGATGTCCGCACCTGTGCAACTACTGCGGACAGCGTGGTTTCTGGGCTCGTTGGCGGCATCGCGACCCACAGAAGTTTGCTAAGGAGATTGCTTGGCTCCATCGCACACACGGCGTGGAATTAATCAACTTAGCTGACGAAAATCCGACAGTGAACAAGGCTATCTGGCGTGAACTGTGCGAGGCAATCATTGCCGAAAATATCAACGTGACCATTATCGGCTCGACCCGCGCCGACGATATTGTCCGCGATGCAGATATCTTGCACCTGTACCGCAAGGCTGGCATCGAGCGGTTTCTGCTGGGTATGGAGAACACCGACGAAGCCACACTTAAGAAAATCCGCAAGGGGAGTGCGACGACAACTGATCGCGAAGCCATCCGCCTGATGCGACAGCATGGCATCCTGTCGCTAGCAACTTGGGTAACCGACTTCGAGGAGATTACAGATCGAGACTTTGTCCACTCTCTGCGGCAGCTACTCTGGTATGACTCAGACCAAATTATGTCGTTGTATGTCACACCACACCGTTGGACCGGGTACTATCGCATTGCGGCATCGCGGCGCGTCATCCAGCTTGACCAGCGCAAATGGGACTACAAACACCAGGTGTTAGAAACGATGCACATGCCACCCTGGCGCATTTTCCTATGGGTGAAGTTCATCGAACTTGTGATGCAGGCTCGACCCAAAGCGCTATGGAGATCGTTTCTCCAGCCAGATCGCGCTGCCCGACACGGTATGCGCTGGTTCACCCGTATGGGGCGGCGCGTCTTGTTCCACGAGTGGTGGAATTTCTTCTTTCGCGATCGTCGGGTGAGCGATGGCCCGACACTGGAGCAATTCTGGGGTGCGCCGCAGGATCATCAGGAGATTCCGCTAAACATCTTCCGTCAGCGCAAACCGGCAAAGTCCGCCGAACAAATCGTTGCAGCGGACAGCCCGCCATTCGACTATAACCAGATTTGAAGAGCGTTTGTGTATCTTGAGTACTTAAATTAATGGCAGGTGGGTTGTTAGCTATGGACAGGGCAAGCTAATTTCATTTCCTCTTCTCCTGTCGAAGGCGCAACACAGCGATTAGCTCTTCTGGATTTTCCTGTGCTTGCTCCAGAAGTCGGGTGATGGCTTCTTCTACAATTACCTCTTTATAAGGAGCGCTGCCCTTACCCAGTTCTAGCTGTAGCTGCAAATGAAACTTGTCTAACTGCTGCAAGACAGCAACACTTAGTTGGAAAGTAGCCTTACGGATGGCTGACTTGTTGACTTGTTGACTTGTTAGCTTGTCATCGGGTTGACTTGCTGACTTGTTGACTTGTTGACTTGTTAGCTTGTCATCGGGTTGACTTGCTGACTTGTTGACTTGTTGACTTGTTAGCTTGTCATCGGGTTGACTTGCTGACTTGTTGACTTGTTGACTTGTTAGCTTGTCATCGGGTTGGGTTGCTGTCTTGTTAACTTCCTGACTTGTTGACTTGTCATCAGGTTGACTGGCTGACTGGCTCAACTGCTCAAACCCTGCCAAGACTTTATCGGTGGAAGACAACGGGTCATTCTCCTCGTTTAACCGAGCGCGTCTTTTTGCCACGTCGAAGTTCTCCTGTTATAAATGTAGCGATCGCTTTATAGGGGGCCACCAATTTTTTTTCCGACGCATAGTGGTGGATGGGTTCCCCTGCCAGATTCGATTCAGCAAACTTGACTGACTTTGGCACGGGGTCAAAGACTGGGATATCCTGAAATCGTTTTTGCAACGAGGCTAAGACATCCTGAGTCATGATGGTGTTCATCTCTGCCATCGTCGGCAGAATTCCCAGAATCCTCAAACTAGGGTTGATCCGTCGCTGAATACTTTGGATGGTTTCCAGCAGGGAGGCTAGTCCTTTGAGGGCAAAAAACTGGCACTGGACTGGAATTAAAATGGCATCCGCCGCCGATAAAGCGTTGACCGTCAGCAGTCCTAAGCTGGGTGGGCAGTCAATCAGAATGTGTTGGAACTGAGCTTTAGCTGGCTCTAGTCGTTCTTTGAGGATGAGAAAGTTACCAACTTTAGTTAGAAGCTCGGTTTCCCCTTTGGCTAAGGAAATGTCAGAGGGTAGCAAGCTGAGTCCGGATTTGGTAGGGATAACTGCCTCCAGAACCTCCGCTTGCTCAGTAATCACGTCATAGGTTGTCAGTTGACCCGACTGGACTTCCACACCGAGTCCAATGGTGAGATTCGCTTGGGGGTCTAAGTCAACGACTAGGCAGGAACTGCTCTCTAGCAATAACCCGCCCAGGCAGATGGTAGACGTGGTTTTTGCTACTCCCCCCTTTTGATTGGCGAGCGCTACAATCATAGGTTTTTGGCGTCAGCTTGTTGACTGGTTAACTTGTCAACAAGTCATAAAGTCAGCAATATCATCTCAGTAGGGAACCGACAAAGCAAGGATGTGGAGTGATGCTCAGTAGGTTCTTTTTACCACCAATTTTTGTGACATTAGCTACCCTAGAAGAGGGTGCTGGAAAAAGTCTCTAGAGGAAGAGGCTGCAACCCGAAGTATTTAGGAAAAAATTGAATGTGGCTGAAGTTCGGCGTTAGTTCTGATAACGCCTTGGTTTGTATTGAAGATATCCCCAGTGGCAAAACATCTCTTACCTGTCTGTATTGCGGCGGCGGCTTAACCGCCAAAAAGGGTCGGGTTAAGGAGCATCATTTTGCTCATACCGACACAACTTGTAAACCCGTTGCCAATCGTGTGGCTTATCGAGATTTTCCCGCTTTACCGCTCTACGATAACTTCAATATTCAGTTGTCCGGGAAAGAGTTGGAAGAACTGAAGGTGTTTTGGCTCAACTATGGGGTGAGAAATGAAGGCATTTTTGTCAAGCCTTCTTTCAAATTAATTCTCTCGAAGTTGTTAGCTTGGAATGAGGGTGGATTCTATGAATTTACTCCGTTAGGTAAAATTCCTGTAGGAGCGCTTCCCTTAAGGCTATTCAACGAAGTGCAAGAACCCTCGTTATTGGAAAAGTTAGCTAAATTAGAGCAAGCTGCACAACGCGCTCAACTGATAAATTCTCAATATTTGTCAGAAAAAGTTGCCGATTTGAGAATTTACCGCGCTCTCTTGAAACGAATTCTCTTGAATAACCTCTACTTTCTGGAAATCAAAGTGGGTCGGAAACTCTTGCATAAAATCGGGGTGACGAAGCGACCGATTGAAGAACGAGTGATGGAAGTGCACAGAGATTTAGCCGCTCACTATAAGCGGGTGGACATTCAAGTTTTAGATGTTTGGAAGCATCGAGGAAATGTAGAGCTGTACTTCAAGCATCGGTATAAAGACTTCAATTATCGAATTGGGAGTTTGACGGAATATTTCCGGTTTACTGATGTTGAGGCAGTATTGGATGATTTACGTCAAATGCAGCCGAAAGTTTTAGAACCAGTAGAGATGGATGTGCTGGAGGACAATTTTATCAGTTCCTTATGCCGCCATTGAGTGGTTAATGCTGTTATTGGAACTTTCTACTGCATTGTTGCGAACCAGACTTGCCATATCTAACAACTGAGTCCAGCGCTTTTGTATCTGTTTCGGTGTAATTTTCAGAGCTTTGACAATCTCAAAATCACTTTTTTTCGCCCGTTTGAGTTCCAACAATTGCTGTTGGGTGGGGTCAAGTTGTCCGACAAAGGCGTCCCACTGCTTGGATGAGAGTCCCAACTTCTGGTCAACGTCTGCACCTAACCATTGATGTACCAGTTGCCAGTGAGACGTGTGAGCGAATTTTTCCACATGGTACTTAAAGCGCTGTTGCAGATAGTCCCGTTGGCGGGGTGTTAAACCCATGATTTCGTCGATTTCGGGGGGGGCAAAGTCTTGCAGTTTTAAAATTAAGTAATCGGCGCAGTCTTTGTGACCCTGACCCTCCAGGTATTGTACTAGCTCACCCACAACGCGCTCGCGCAGAACGGCATCATGAGGGTCTTTGGTTTCAGCCACTAGACGCTCTCTCACCTGCTGCATCATGGGTGAGCGACTTTGTATCTGTGCTTCTTCGCCTTTGGCAAACTCGGTTACCTGTTCAATGTCCATGACGGTATCGGTGGGTTGGCGTTTGGCAAAGCTTTTGGCTCTGAGTACGAGTAATTGCATGGCACCATAGCCGGTCATCACCCGTCGTTTGGCGTATTGTTCAGTAAAAGCCATGTATTCGGCGAGTTCGATTCGGGTACGAGGGGTGTAGTTGTCAGCGACCTGATTTTCCCGTCTAAAGGCTCTGAGGGAATCGGCGTAAAAGTCTTGCAGGAAGTCTTCGATTAAATTGCGTCTGGCGGCAAAGCTTAACTGGGCTTGAGCGGGTGCTATTTGGCGATATATCATCACGCTCAGGTTACTGTGGAGTTCCACACGACCTTGCTTGGAACCGAGATTATAGTACTCAACACACTTAGAGAGGCGATGACGTGCCAAGCTTAACTGTGAGGAACGGACTTCACCACTCTGTAGAATCCGGTCACTCTTGGTACAAATCCGTGCGACTTCTGCCACGATGCGGTTGATGACGGTTAGAGCATTGCTGGGTAAGGAACCAAGTTGAAGTGTCAGTTCTTCTTGGAGTAGCTCAGTTAAGGCGGTTGTGTCGATTAGGGTGATATTGTCCTGAGTGGTGTGGGTGGAGGAAGAAGATTGATGATATGAGTTGGTGGTGGTGTTCATGGTAAAGGCCCCGTTCGACTCTAGTTATGACTGTGACGAAGCTCAGAGTGGTGTTGGGTTCGCCCCTGTGCTCTTTCGTCTACAATTCGACTCTAAAGCGCTTCTAAAAGGCTTTGTGCTCTGCATGTGCAGGCTCTCCAATATGGTTGGTGTCAGGCTATCGTCTGATGGGGTTGGTGCGGTCGTGTCGGATGCTATCAACCGCCTACTGTGCCTGGATTTGAACGATTTTTATGGGGAGAGTAGAAGGAAGTCGGCTTCCCAACAAACGAGTGGACAATTTTCAAACTGGGACGGATGAATCAGTTTATGGTTCGTCGTAGAAAAGTTCTCGTTTCCAGAAAAAATTCAGGTTTTCGTTCTTAAACCGGAATGTTTTAGCACTTGGGGTGAAGGTTAGTATAATGCTGATATCAACCTTGATAGGCTATCGATATCAGCTACCATGCCTGACGAACCTCCGAGCCAGATGATTCGCGTACCCACGCCTTTGGTTGAATCCGTAAGGGAACTATCCCGGCTCCATAGGGCTGGACGTACCAAGGCAGTTTTGGAGGGGATAGAGCGCCTTGTAGCTGCTATTGACAGCGAAACTGAAATCGACATCGATAGCGTTACAAATCTGATATCAACACTCACCTTCCGCCTGGAGCGACTGGAATCAGAGAGAGAGAGCGAGGAGGCGGCCATTGATATCGCATCCCTCATGCTATCAATATCAGACCTGACTGAACGACTAGTGCATGTCGAATCAGATATTGAGGCAATCGCGCTCACCCTCCAAGACCTGAATGTGAGAATGTCAGATTTGGAAGGAATGGGAGATATCGGCTACACCACCAGTCGCTTATCCGAACTAGAAGCCCTTGATGATATCGGATTTGATATCGATTTGACAGCAGCCCCCCCCGCGACCGCTGACATCGCTACTGATAGTAGTGCGATAGCAGAATCTCAAGACCGCAGTGATATCAGCACTGAGAACGGAACGACAGCAGAAGTAGGGAACCAATTCAATATCGCTACTGATAGCAATACGATAGCAGAATCCCCGCCACAGCCTATAGCTCCACTCACCCAATCGGCGTTGGCAAAAAGATTGGGTATCTCAGACAAGGCAATCCAGAAGCATCGGCTTCATGGAGAGGAAAGCTTTGCTCAGTGGAGTCGCGATCGCGACCCGGATGGCATCGCCTGGACTTGGGAGGGCAGGGGGGGCAGGGGTCAGCCCCTGCGGTTTGTGCCGCTGCTCTAGCCGTCCTCCAAGCGAATCAGTTCTCGGCCAATGCGCTCCACCAGTTCAGATCGGCTAAGTCCCCGGCGAAGCGCCAATTGCTCCAAGCCTGCGTAAGCTTCATTGGTCAGGGTGAAAGTTCGGTTCTCTTTTTTTTCCTCGTAAGCAGCATTGCCCTTCTTTCCCTTCCCTTGTGGGCGATACGAACGGCGTAT from the Allocoleopsis franciscana PCC 7113 genome contains:
- the recD2 gene encoding SF1B family DNA helicase RecD2 — translated: MLEFNQVNRPTSLVSLTAPEIEQYLASGLFRGIGKKTAALLVAHFGADTLNVLEHSPEELFQVPRLQKYRIAAITEAIRDSSTNPVRGAIAWLLGLSTPLGLTLKLCEHYGHQTETILKSNPYRIIDEVEGIGFKTADALALAIGISPHSEQRYNHGILQVFKDALSEGHCFVPFPQLLMRALSLLSGCNHTPDPKEVQAVIQSCLMNQTLVEGNEDGSIYLKRVYRAELNVALFVKAFKAQQQQSTFELEYWLHKLDQVAYQEFNRLSTEQREALYRAWAHPLSILTGGPGRGKTHILKYLVQWLCDNGVNLALAAPTGKAAARMKEATGYEAQTIHRLLQWQGHGQSFLYNQNNPLPIDWLIVDEFSMVDLFLFHSLLKALKPTTRLLLVGDFNQLPSVGAGMVLRDLILSEFIPTTQLQTIYRQQHDSPIVYAAEEVLSGKVPMLHQFKEHKAWMDVADCAMLCRSNPSSVADAIVDLALQMKADSVDLNQQLMVLAPQKKGPAGVKALNARLQPIFNPKKDGQPEVVTGEVVYRVGDRVIQLVNRYDTTPAVMNGESGWVVLVDASSKRVMVEFEGGAIVDYFPGNFEQIMHAYCLTCHKSQGSEFQYVIMPLVLSNRRMLTRQLLYTTMTRASRTFIAVGQPEALSMAVATDKPARRYTQLSQFLLAPEEDLTGAMRSLGAGSGVNQGKQGSFVTIASRLRERQLYATKGQMTSIGSLALRLYEDQFGHRPSKQLEVMEGMRFKTYHYTVEAVDLIDRAIDAVLKS
- a CDS encoding tyrosine-type recombinase/integrase; the protein is MRRFVEQWLANYHGTTYQSYHNTIEKFLAAVPLSIEQIQTSHVRNWLNRLDVADTTRVKHLNHLKAFFNYIVELDNPPIKRSPIPKQFKLPIPQQTLVERILSKDEVAALLDNELDQRNFLILTTLYKTGVRVSELCNLRWKHFIPRTDLGTYQLTVYGKGGKTRQITLPPVLAQLLQEFRGKAPASAPVFASASGRALAPAHIHRIVKRAAMRAELPQAEKVSPHWLRHAHATHALENHAPIALVQATLGHVSLETTSKYLHIRPSQSSGDFL
- a CDS encoding DUF4184 family protein, which codes for MPFTFAHPIAAAPIWLCSKRRLDLPSLLVGSIIPDIEYFLTLQPTRTIGHTLLGVLIQGLPCSIVLLLITRYVLMRPFLALLPRQLAQRFPTLRSYFPLQVKHLFNVVVSVVMGAASHIVWDAFTHEGGWFVAHSKLLQAQLGSVPIYKLLQYGSGVIGLGALFLWLSRRLNQELPCNRIETLTPRWRGLTIICIALCALVFTWVAVDIHHIAGETFKEAFVRAVIGCISGLFLGLLLYSAVFWMLKSFKPLKFYMF
- the bchE gene encoding magnesium-protoporphyrin IX monomethyl ester anaerobic oxidative cyclase — translated: MNILIVNPPHTAIGSRIPREQLPPLGLLCVGGPLLDAGHDVTLLDAELGPLSHTEIVRRVVMHCPQVLLIGHSGSTSAHPTVVELTRRFRAELPNLTIIYGGVFPTYHFRDILAHEPQLDVIVRGEGEATVSKLIAAIECGDDLASVEGIAFRRDGQIVETPPARMIEDLNAYRVGWELIDPKRYSYYGGKRAVVMQFSRGCPHLCNYCGQRGFWARWRHRDPQKFAKEIAWLHRTHGVELINLADENPTVNKAIWRELCEAIIAENINVTIIGSTRADDIVRDADILHLYRKAGIERFLLGMENTDEATLKKIRKGSATTTDREAIRLMRQHGILSLATWVTDFEEITDRDFVHSLRQLLWYDSDQIMSLYVTPHRWTGYYRIAASRRVIQLDQRKWDYKHQVLETMHMPPWRIFLWVKFIELVMQARPKALWRSFLQPDRAARHGMRWFTRMGRRVLFHEWWNFFFRDRRVSDGPTLEQFWGAPQDHQEIPLNIFRQRKPAKSAEQIVAADSPPFDYNQI
- a CDS encoding ParA family protein is translated as MIVALANQKGGVAKTTSTICLGGLLLESSSCLVVDLDPQANLTIGLGVEVQSGQLTTYDVITEQAEVLEAVIPTKSGLSLLPSDISLAKGETELLTKVGNFLILKERLEPAKAQFQHILIDCPPSLGLLTVNALSAADAILIPVQCQFFALKGLASLLETIQSIQRRINPSLRILGILPTMAEMNTIMTQDVLASLQKRFQDIPVFDPVPKSVKFAESNLAGEPIHHYASEKKLVAPYKAIATFITGELRRGKKTRSVKRGE
- a CDS encoding GIY-YIG nuclease family protein, whose translation is MWLKFGVSSDNALVCIEDIPSGKTSLTCLYCGGGLTAKKGRVKEHHFAHTDTTCKPVANRVAYRDFPALPLYDNFNIQLSGKELEELKVFWLNYGVRNEGIFVKPSFKLILSKLLAWNEGGFYEFTPLGKIPVGALPLRLFNEVQEPSLLEKLAKLEQAAQRAQLINSQYLSEKVADLRIYRALLKRILLNNLYFLEIKVGRKLLHKIGVTKRPIEERVMEVHRDLAAHYKRVDIQVLDVWKHRGNVELYFKHRYKDFNYRIGSLTEYFRFTDVEAVLDDLRQMQPKVLEPVEMDVLEDNFISSLCRH